A genomic window from Glycine soja cultivar W05 chromosome 10, ASM419377v2, whole genome shotgun sequence includes:
- the LOC114372330 gene encoding 3-ketoacyl-CoA synthase 6-like: MPPILPDFSNSVKLKYVKLGYQYLVNHILTLTLIPMMIAIFMEILRLGPEEILNLWHSLHLDLVQILCSAFLIIFIATVYFMSKPRTIYLVDYACFKPPVTCRVPFATFMEHSRLILKDNPKSVEFQMRILERSGLGEETCLPPAIHYIPPKPTMEAARGEAELVIFSAMDSLFDKTGLKPKDIDILIVNCSLFSPTPSLSAMVINKYKLRSNIKSFNLSGMGCSAGLISVDLARDLLQVHPNSNAVVVSTEIITPNYYQGKERAMLLPNCLFRMGGAAILLSNRTSERRRAKYRLVHVVRTHKGADDKAYRCVFEEEDREGKVGISLQKDLMAIAGEALKSNITTMGPLVLPASEQLLFLLTLIGRKIFNPKWKPYIPDFKQAFEHFCIHAGGRAVIDELQKNLQLSTEHVEASRMTLHRFGNTSSSSLWYELNYIESKGRMKKGDRVWQIAFGSGFKCNSAVWKCNRSIKTPVDGPWADCIDRYPVDIPEIVKL, encoded by the coding sequence ATGCCTCCAATCTTGCCGGATTTCTCCAACTCGGTGAAACTCAAGTACGTGAAACTAGGGTACCAATACCTGGTGAACCACATTCTGACTCTCACTCTCATACCCATGATGATCGCCATCTTCATGGAGATTCTACGCTTAGGCCCTGAAGAGATCCTGAACCTCTGGCACTCCCTCCACTTGGACCTTGTCCAAATCCTCTGCTCCGCCTTCCTCATCATCTTCATCGCCACCGTCTACTTCATGTCCAAACCCCGCACCATCTACCTCGTCGACTACGCCTGCTTCAAGCCACCCGTCACCTGCCGCGTCCCCTTCGCAACCTTCATGGAACACTCCAGGCTCATCCTTAAAGACAACCCTAAGAGCGTCGAGTTCCAAATGCGTATTCTCGAACGTTCCGGTCTCGGTGAAGAAACATGTCTCCCCCCAGCAATCCACTACATCCCTCCCAAGCCCACCATGGAGGCCGCCCGAGGAGAAGCCGAACTTGTTATCTTCTCCGCCATGGATTCTTTGTTCGACAAAACAGGTCTCAAGCCTAAGGACATAGATATTCTTATTGTCAATTGCAGTCTTTTTTCTCCCACTCCTTCTTTGTCTGCTATGGTCATCAACAAGTACAAGCTCAGGAGCAACATCAAGAGCTTCAACCTCTCCGGCATGGGTTGCAGTGCTGGCTTGATATCCGTTGACTTGGCTCGTGACCTTCTCCAGGTTCACCCTAACTCAAACGCCGTCGTTGTAAGCACCGAGATCATCACCCCTAACTACTACCAAGGCAAAGAGAGAGCCATGCTTCTTCCTAATTGCCTCTTCCGAATGGGGGGTGCTGCTATTCTCTTATCCAACCGAACCTCCGAACGCAGGAGAGCCAAGTACAGGTTGGTGCACGTTGTTCGCACTCACAAAGGCGCTGATGACAAAGCCTACCGTTGCGTTTTTGAAGAGGAAGACAGAGAAGGGAAAGTGGGAATTTCACTTCAGAAGGATCTCATGGCTATTGCAGGTGAGGCTCTCAAGTCTAACATTACTACTATGGGTCCTCTTGTTCTTCCGGCTTCCGAGCAGTTGCTGTTCCTTCTCACTCTCATTGGGAGGAAAATCTTCAACCCCAAATGGAAGCCTTATATTCCTGACTTCAAACAAGCCTTTGAGCACTTCTGCATCCACGCTGGTGGACGTGCTGTGATTGATGAGCTTCAGAAGAATCTTCAGCTTTCTACTGAACACGTTGAGGCTTCTAGAATGACCCTTCACAGGTTTGGGAACACTTCGTCTTCTTCGCTGTGGTATGAGCTCAACTACATTGAGTCCAAGGGGAGGATGAAGAAGGGTGATAGGGTGTGGCAGATAGCGTTTGGGAGTGGCTTTAAATGCAACAGTGCTGTGTGGAAGTGCAACAGAAGCATTAAGACACCGGTTGATGGGCCTTGGGCTGATTGCATTGATCGTTACCCGGTCGATATTCCTGAGATCGTTAAGCTCTAG